AGCTGATCTCGATGGCCTCAAGGCCCGTGGCGTGGACGGCTGGTCCGCCTACCCGACCGGTGTGGCTTGGGCGCTGCGTCAGGCTGGTTTCGACAAGGTCAAGGGCTTTGATGCCGCCTTCGTCTCCTGCGTGCCGCTGGGCTCCGGCCTGAGCTCCTCCGCCGCCATGACCTGCTCCACCGCTCTGGCTCTGGACGACGTGTACGGCCTTGGCTACGGCGATTCCGACGCCGGCCGTGTGACCCTCATCAACGCCGCCATCAAGTCCGAGAACGAGATGGCCGGCGCCTCCACCGGCGGTCTTGACCAGAACGCTTCCATGCGTTGCACCGAAGGCCACGCGCTGCTGCTTGACTGCCGTCCGGAGCTGACCCCGCTGGAGAACGTCTCCCAGCAGGAGTTCGGCCTCGACAAGTACAACCTCGAGCTGCTTGTGGTCGATACCCAGGCTCCGCACCAGCTCAACGATGGCCAGTACGCTCAGCGTCGCGCCACCTGCGAGGAAGCCGCCAAGATTCTCGGTGTGGCCAACCTGCGCGTTACCGCCGACGGCATCTCCAAGGCCGATGACCAGTTCCAGGCCCTCAAGGAAACGCTTGACGCCCTGCCTGACGAGACCATGAAGAAGCGCGTGCGCCACGTCGTCACCGAAATCGAGCGCGTGCGTTCCTTCGTGCGTGCCTTCGCTCAGGGCGACATCAAGGCTGCGGGCCGTCTGTTCAACGCTTCCCACGATTCGCTGGCCGCCGACTACGAGGTCACCGTCCCCGAGCTGGACATCGCCGTAGACGTGGCCCGCAAGAACGGCGCCTACGGTGCGCGTATGACCGGCGGCGGCTTCGGCGGCTCCATCATCGCTCTGGTTGATAAGGGCCGTTCTCAGGAAGTCGCCCAGAAGATTGCCGACGAGTTCGAAAAGCAGGGCTTCCACGCTCCGCGCGCCCTTGCGGCTTATGCCGCTCCGAGCGCCAGCCGCGAGGCCTGAGCTACCTACTTTGGCTCCCGCTGGCGGGAGCTGTCGAACGTAGTGAGACTGAGGGTGGTTTGTCGTATACAGTGACCACCCTCAGTCAGCTTCGCTGACAGCTCCCGCCAGCGGGAGCCCCCTCCTCTTCTCTTTTTCCCCTCCCTATCGTGCCGCGACACGCGGGGCGTACTTACGAAGAATTTCGAATCGTATTACGGTTGCGGATTGTTTTGAAAATCGCATGGCTTCTGCCGAAATCACATGGCAGGCCATGCGTTTTTTTGTTGCCGTCGTTGGCCCGGACATTAGGGGCATATCGACATTTTCGCGCGACGGCAATGATGAAGAGACAATCCGAGAGAGGTTCCGTTGCCCGCTACCCAGACAACCCCTGAAAATACTACGTCCGCCGGTGCATCCGGCCACACTATGAATACGAGCGATGCCCGCGAATCCTTCGATGAGGGCAGCAACAGCAATATGTCGGCTACTCAGCGGCCCAGCCGAGGCGAGTCCGGCGTCGCGGTGGTGCGGTTGAGAGTCTGGCCGTGTGAACATGGCCCAACGGACTCGATGATTCCTGAGAGTCCGCGAATCCGGAAATGGAACGGCATGAATGGCGTGATGCAGGTTTGTGACTTGTCTGAGCTGTTCCATTCCGGCGGTATTGGTGCCTGGCAACGGTCAGACGACAGACGATACATGAATCGGTAATGAACATAAATGGCGGGTGTCTTCCCTATACTTGGGGGAGTCACCCGCTTTTCGTATACGACCAGGGAGAGCCATGAATAAGGCCATCATCACCGTCG
This sequence is a window from Bifidobacterium breve DSM 20213 = JCM 1192. Protein-coding genes within it:
- the galK gene encoding galactokinase, coding for MSAVEFIEPLTHEEGVSQATKLFVDTYGAAPEGVWAAPGRVNLIGEHTDYNAGLCLPIALPHRTFIALKPREDTKVRVVSGVAPDKVAEADLDGLKARGVDGWSAYPTGVAWALRQAGFDKVKGFDAAFVSCVPLGSGLSSSAAMTCSTALALDDVYGLGYGDSDAGRVTLINAAIKSENEMAGASTGGLDQNASMRCTEGHALLLDCRPELTPLENVSQQEFGLDKYNLELLVVDTQAPHQLNDGQYAQRRATCEEAAKILGVANLRVTADGISKADDQFQALKETLDALPDETMKKRVRHVVTEIERVRSFVRAFAQGDIKAAGRLFNASHDSLAADYEVTVPELDIAVDVARKNGAYGARMTGGGFGGSIIALVDKGRSQEVAQKIADEFEKQGFHAPRALAAYAAPSASREA